The following proteins are encoded in a genomic region of Clostridium kluyveri:
- a CDS encoding radical SAM protein: MINHLKSCQLCHRYCKIDRLDGNTGFCHAGKNIKIAKVCLHTWEEPCISGSNGSGTIFFSNCNLKCAFCQNYEISDNGFGKEVSVEKLSEIFLFQQNQGAHNINLVTPTHYIPQITQALDIAKSQGLNLPVLFNTNSYETISALKALKGYIDVYLPDLKYFNNKYSIKYSNAPDYFIHATKAIEKMFNQVGSVTFDKNGLITRGVIIRHLMLPGLLFDSKKIIDYIYNTFGDSVYISIMNQYTPLYNAYKFPEINKPLNSKHYNSFINYCLSLGIKNSFIQSTGTCSKNFVPNFDLQGI, encoded by the coding sequence ATGATAAATCATCTTAAAAGTTGCCAATTATGCCATAGATATTGTAAGATAGATAGACTTGATGGAAATACTGGATTTTGTCATGCAGGTAAAAATATAAAAATAGCCAAGGTATGTCTACACACTTGGGAAGAGCCCTGTATCTCTGGAAGTAATGGTTCTGGAACTATATTTTTTTCCAACTGCAATTTAAAATGTGCTTTTTGTCAAAATTACGAAATAAGTGACAATGGTTTTGGAAAGGAAGTATCTGTAGAAAAACTCAGTGAAATTTTTCTATTTCAACAAAATCAGGGAGCACACAATATAAATTTGGTTACGCCTACCCATTATATTCCTCAAATAACTCAAGCTTTAGACATAGCAAAATCACAAGGTCTTAATTTGCCGGTGTTATTTAATACAAATAGTTATGAAACTATATCTGCATTAAAGGCTTTAAAAGGATATATAGATGTATATCTACCAGATCTAAAATATTTTAACAATAAATATTCCATTAAGTACTCTAATGCTCCAGATTATTTTATTCACGCCACAAAAGCTATAGAAAAAATGTTTAACCAGGTAGGCAGTGTAACATTTGATAAAAATGGATTGATAACAAGGGGGGTTATAATAAGACATCTTATGCTTCCCGGACTATTATTTGATTCCAAAAAAATAATAGATTATATTTATAATACCTTTGGTGATTCAGTATACATAAGCATTATGAACCAATATACTCCTCTTTATAATGCTTATAAATTTCCTGAAATAAATAAACCTTTAAATTCAAAACACTATAATTCTTTTATAAATTATTGCCTTTCATTGGGTATAAAAAATTCATTTATCCAAAGCACGGGAACCTGTTCTAAAAATTTCGTACCTAATTTTGATTTACAGGGAATTTAA
- a CDS encoding YkvI family membrane protein gives MKEKIILIFQISTVFIGTVVGAGLASGQEISQFFTQYGYNSFIGILACSIMYIIMSIIIINISIKYKLNSYDGLIKLVSPGFLGMATNFLTTFFLMGSSAIILAGSGALIHQYFNLPRWVGILLMLTISIIVLSRNIKGLMEINSIIVPSLILVILTLFILYLAFYKNINISYLKSIPHYKNNWVFSSLIYAGFNILCYSGVLIPLTLSINKKKSLIAGSIIGSLGLTILALIINFLLLLNIPYIFKYEIPLLYIANRFGKALQIMILIIIWLEMFSTEVSNVYSVGKNFEEIFNISYKKSIFIIILIIIPISQIGFVNLISFLYPAFGVVSLIFIIQCIIFYFKN, from the coding sequence TTGAAAGAAAAAATAATTTTAATTTTTCAAATATCCACAGTTTTTATAGGAACTGTGGTTGGAGCAGGTCTGGCATCTGGACAAGAAATTAGCCAATTCTTCACACAATATGGTTATAATAGTTTTATAGGTATACTAGCTTGTTCTATTATGTACATAATAATGTCTATTATAATAATAAATATAAGTATAAAATATAAATTAAATTCTTATGATGGCCTTATAAAGCTGGTTAGTCCTGGATTTCTAGGGATGGCTACTAATTTTTTAACTACCTTTTTTTTAATGGGAAGCTCAGCAATAATACTGGCTGGAAGTGGTGCTTTGATACACCAATACTTTAACCTGCCTAGATGGGTAGGTATATTATTAATGCTTACTATATCTATAATCGTATTATCTAGAAATATTAAAGGCCTTATGGAAATAAATTCAATTATAGTACCCTCCCTTATATTAGTCATACTTACTTTATTCATATTATATCTGGCCTTTTATAAAAACATAAATATCTCTTACTTAAAAAGTATACCTCATTATAAAAATAATTGGGTTTTTTCTTCATTGATATACGCAGGATTTAACATATTATGTTATAGTGGAGTGTTAATCCCTCTCACACTTTCTATAAATAAAAAGAAAAGCCTTATAGCCGGTTCCATCATAGGCTCCCTGGGTCTTACTATATTAGCTCTTATTATAAATTTTTTATTACTTTTAAACATACCTTATATTTTTAAATATGAAATTCCTCTGCTTTATATAGCCAACCGTTTTGGGAAAGCACTTCAAATAATGATACTTATTATAATCTGGCTTGAAATGTTCTCTACTGAAGTATCCAATGTATATAGTGTAGGAAAAAATTTTGAAGAAATATTTAATATATCTTATAAAAAATCAATATTTATAATTATTCTTATTATAATTCCTATATCTCAGATTGGTTTTGTAAATCTTATTTCTTTTCTATACCCGGCCTTTGGAGTAGTCAGTCTTATATTTATAATACAATGCATAATTTTTTATTTTAAGAATTAA
- a CDS encoding TIGR01212 family radical SAM protein (This family includes YhcC from E. coli K-12, an uncharacterized radical SAM protein.), with the protein MQWGDKAYYNLNYYLRKKFGCKVFKISLDGGFSCPNRDGKISSGGCIFCSERGAGDFAGNRNLSITEQFYNIKKMMNKKWKQGKYIAYFQAYTNTYAPIEILREKYEEAMSQEGVVGMAIATRPDCLEEDVLELLHEFNEKTYIWVELGLQTSNEYTARKINRGYDLYAFEKAVYNLRKKNIDVVTHVIMGLPGENQSDMINTVKYISDQDIQGVKFHLLHLMKHTPMVKLYNEGKLKFMRQQEYVDIICMALSNIRSDIVIHRLTGDSPRDLLIEPKWSLKKWEILNEIDKAMKDKNIYQGIYCN; encoded by the coding sequence ATGCAGTGGGGAGATAAAGCATACTATAATTTAAATTATTATTTAAGAAAAAAATTTGGTTGTAAAGTATTTAAAATATCTTTAGATGGGGGATTTTCCTGTCCTAACAGAGATGGCAAGATAAGCAGTGGAGGATGTATTTTTTGTAGTGAAAGAGGAGCAGGGGATTTTGCAGGAAATAGAAATCTTTCTATAACAGAGCAATTTTATAATATAAAAAAGATGATGAATAAAAAGTGGAAACAAGGGAAATATATAGCCTATTTTCAAGCCTATACAAATACCTATGCTCCTATAGAAATTCTTAGAGAAAAATATGAAGAAGCCATGAGTCAGGAAGGTGTAGTGGGCATGGCAATAGCCACCAGACCTGATTGTCTTGAAGAGGATGTTTTAGAGCTGTTACATGAGTTTAATGAAAAAACTTATATTTGGGTAGAACTTGGACTTCAAACTTCCAATGAGTATACTGCCAGAAAAATAAATAGAGGGTACGATCTATATGCTTTTGAGAAGGCTGTATATAATCTTAGAAAGAAGAATATTGATGTAGTAACACATGTAATAATGGGTTTGCCGGGAGAAAATCAAAGTGATATGATAAATACAGTAAAATATATTTCAGATCAAGATATACAGGGAGTAAAATTTCATCTGCTTCATTTAATGAAACATACCCCTATGGTTAAATTATATAATGAAGGTAAACTGAAATTTATGAGGCAGCAGGAATATGTAGATATAATATGCATGGCTTTATCAAATATTCGTTCTGATATTGTAATCCATAGATTAACAGGAGATTCTCCTAGAGATTTACTTATAGAACCTAAATGGAGCTTAAAAAAGTGGGAAATTTTAAATGAAATTGATAAAGCCATGAAAGATAAAAACATATATCAAGGAATATATTGTAATTAG